Proteins from one Gemmatimonadota bacterium genomic window:
- a CDS encoding DUF1330 domain-containing protein, whose translation MAGYVILNNGITDQAVFAEFQEGIAATVEAHGGKYLVRGGTTEAIEGDWIPDRMVVVEFDSVEQARTWLNSPEYARLKEIRLRSATASVIIAEGV comes from the coding sequence ATGGCTGGATATGTAATTTTGAATAACGGAATAACGGACCAGGCAGTCTTCGCTGAGTTTCAAGAAGGGATTGCAGCGACCGTTGAGGCTCACGGCGGCAAATATCTGGTGCGAGGCGGCACCACTGAGGCGATAGAGGGCGATTGGATACCCGACCGCATGGTAGTGGTGGAATTTGACAGCGTTGAACAGGCGAGAACGTGGCTAAATTCCCCGGAATACGCCAGACTCAAAGAAATCCGCCTGAGGTCTGCCACCGCCTCCGTGATAATCGCCGAAGGCGTGTAA